TGCAACTGGTATGGGTGGCGAAAGTATCTATGGCGGACCATTTGAAGATGAATTCTCTATGGAAGCATTTAATATTTATGGTGCATTATCAATGGCAAATGCTGGTCCTGGTACAAATGGTTCACAATTCTTTATTGTGCAAATGAAAGATATTCCAGCACAAATGGCAGATCAATTAGAAAATGGTGGATGGCCTAAAGAAATTGCTGAAGCATATCGTGAAAAAGGTGGTACACCTTGGTTAGACCAAAAACATACAGTATTTGGTCAATTGATTGAAGGTGAAGACACGTTAGAAGATATTGCAAGTGTTAAAGTTGGTGCACAAGACAAACCAGTGTATGACGTAGTGATTGAATCAATTGATATTGAAGAATAAGAAGTGATAAGGAGTATGCATCATGTCTAACAATGAATTAAACATTCACTTATATCAGCTGTTGGCAGCATGGAATCCGATGAACTTTGATGATCCAACAATGGGAGATGCAGAAGTTTACGAAATGATGGATGCCGTTCATCACTATGGTGAACCGACTGAAATTGCAGAAGCCTTTCAACAAATCTTTCAGTTTTCGTTTGAAGTGTCGCTTCCAAAAGATGCATGCTTACAAAAAGCGAGAGAAGCCGTGCAATTACAACAATCTTGTGAAGTGATTTAAAATATAGCCCCGGATGTAGCGTAAGTCGTGATGTCTGGGGTTTTTTTATCATCTATCTTACAAGTAAATATTTTAAATCATAGTGGTTGACTTTGGATTTAAACCAAGTTATAATTATCTCGAATTCGAAATAATAACAATTTAGGTGATGATGTGAACAGAAATGATGAAGCTTTAAAAGCGTTTGTAGGTATTAAACGTACAAATGATATGTTAGACCGAATAGTTAAGCAAGATATGAAAAACTATGGTTTAAATGTGACGGAATTTGCAGTAATGGAACTTTTATATCACAAAGGTGAACAGCCTATTCAAAAAGTTAAAGATCGTATACTCATCGCAAGTAGTAGTACAACATATGTCATTGATCAACTTGTTAAGAAAGGTTATGTCATTCGTCGACAAAACCCTAAAGATAAACGTGTTATATATGCAGTTTTGACAGAAAAAGGGTATGAGTTAATGTGTAAAATATTTCCATTACATGCAAAAACGATTGAGAAAATCTTTTCTAGCCTAAATGATGAAGAACTGACTGTATTGAGAACAGCATTAAAAAAAATGAGCGCGTATTCTACTGAGTAGATGCAGCGTAATTTTTTTAAAAGAAATTATCTCGAAATCGAAATAATAAAGTTAAAGAGAGAAGGAATATAAAATGAGTAATCAAGAACTTATCGGTATCCACCATGTAACAGCAATGACAGATAATATTGTGAGAAACTATGAATTTTTTACAGAAGTATTAGGAATGCGTTTAGTTAAAAAGACAGTAAACCAAGATGATATTTATACGTATCATACATTTTTTGCAGATGACCTAGGATCACCAGGCACAGATATGACATTTTTTGATTTTCCAAATAACCCTAAAGGTGTTAGAGGGACAAATTCAATAAGTCTTGCAGCATTTAGAGTACCTAATGATGCAGCGCTAGAATATTATTTAAATCGTTTTGAAGAATTTGATGTTAAACATGATGGCATTCAAGAATTATTTGGTAAAAAGGTATTGCCGTTTGAAGAAGAAGACGGTCAAAGATATCAATTAATATCAGATGAACAAAATGAAGGCGTTAAACCTGGTGCGCCTTGGAAAAACGGTCCAGTACCAGAAGATAAAGCAATCTATGGTCTAGGTCCTATTGAAATCACTGTGAGTTACTATGATGATTTTAAATCAATGTTGACACAAGTTTATGGTATGAAACCAATTATTGAAGAAGATGATGTGACATTATTAGAAGTTGGAGAGGGTGGTAATGGTGGTCAAGTCATTTTGAGAAAAGACGAAGAAAGCCCTGTAGCAAGACAAGGGTATGGAGAAGTTCACCATGTATCATTTAGAGTAAAAGATCATGAAGCAATTAAATCATGGGAAGAAAAGTATAATAAATTAGGGATTAGACATTCTGGTCATGTGGATCGATACTACTTTGAAGCTTTATATGCAAGAGTTGGGCATATACTAATAGAGATTTCTACGGATAGTCCAGGATTTATGGGAGATGAACCGTATGAAACGTTGGGAGAAAGTCTATCATTACCACCATTTTTAGAAGCCAAACGTGATTATATTGAGTCTGATATCAAAGCATTCGATACAAGCAGAGAACACTAATTTATAAAAAGGAGAGATTTGATGAAGGAGATACGACCTGAAACATTATCACAAAAAGAAAATTACAAATTGTTGATTGGATCAATTATTCCGAGACCCATCGCGCTTGTTACAACACAGACTGATAGTGGCATATTGAACATTGCGCCTTTCAGTTTCTTCAATATCGTATCTTCTGATCCTCCTATTGTGTCAATAGCCGTTCAACGTGTGAATGGAGAATTAAAAGATACCGCACGTAATATTTTACAAAATAAAGAAGCGGTTGTGCATATTGTAGATACAGATAATGTAAATGATGCCAATCAAACTGCTGCTGTATTAGAACCAAATGAGAGTGAACGAGTTCGTACGGAATTTGAAGAGGTGGATTCTGTCGAAGTGTCTGTATCAGGTTTAAAGCAAAGTAAAGTGAGATTTGAAACAGTATTAAAAGAACATATTCCGATTTATAAAGATCATGTACCTATTTCTGATTTATTACTTTTAGAAGTGAAATATTATCATTTTGATGAGGCGATTTATAGTGAGGGATATATTAATAAAGATAAGCTGAAAGCAGTCAGTAGACTTGCCGGTAATGATTATGCTGAAATTGGTCAAACATTTACGATTGAAAGACCAGATTAAAGAGAGGTGCTAAAAAATGAAACATATTTTTAAACAAGGTGAACAAGGTAAGCCAGTTTTCTTATTGTTACATGGAACAGGTGGTAGTGAAACAGACTTATTGCCATTAGCAGAAATGCTCGACCCAACTTATAGCGTATTAAGTGTTAAAGGTGAAGTATCAGAAAATGGTATGGCGAGGTTCTTCAAAAGATTGGGAGAAGGCAAATATGATTTGGAAGATTTAGAGTACAGAGGAAAAGAATTATTTCACTTTGTAAAAACGGCTGCTGAAAAATATAATTTTAAATTAGAAGATGTCATACCAGTTGGTTTTTCAAATGGCTCTAACATTGCGATTAACCTTATTTTGAGAGAAGAAACGCCATTTCAAAAAGCATTGTTATTCGCACCACTTTATCCAGTAGATGTAGAAGATAATCAAAAAGATTTATCAGAATTTGAAGTATTCCTGTCAATGGGGGAAAACGACCCGATTGTGACGAAAGAACAGAGTAAAGATGTGATCAACATCTTTAAAGAGAGAAATGCTAAAGTGAACGAAACATGGGTAAATAGCCATGAAATGACACAAGCAGCTGTCCTTGCAGGTAAAAAGATATTGTGAAAATCGTTAACTAGATGTTGAAATGATTTATCAGAATAAGTATAAAATAAGCCTAGGTGCACCGCATTGGCACCTAGGCTTTTTATGTACGTGTTACTTAGATGAATCCTCAATTCGCTTTATGGATTGTTCCACCCAAGTTGGCAACCGTTCTGCTAAAGATTGAAACCCATACTTCTCAGTTTCTTTAATCTCGTCCAATACTGAACGTTTCACTTTTTTACGTTCATAATTTTTAAAATAATCATTGTCTCTTAGTGATAGGTTTAACTTCCCAGCTTCATCTATAGAAATAATCTTTGCTTTGACGATTTGACCAGGTGTTAAAAGTTTTTTTAAATTATGGACATAATCATCCATGACTTCAGATATATGAATTAATCCTTCAGTATTGTCAGGGGTTTCAACAAAAGCGCCGTAGGGTTGAATACCAGTCACACGCACCTTGATATGTTGACCGACACGATACTGTTTCTTCAACATGCATAACCCCTTATATGATTAAAATTTAACATATTTATAATAGCATATTTCAGAAAATTATCCTAATTAAAGAGTGCATAATTTAAATAAATAACTGTGATTATTGTAACGGAAGTAGTATCTATATAGAGACGGTTTATAGCGATATCTTAGCATTGTTATTCAAAGTTTTTAGGGTTATTTTATGGTTGATGAGAATGGATTTAAAGCTAAAAGTTTAACACAATTTTTTAATTAGTTTATAATAAAGTAAAATTAAAGAAGTAAGGTGAGAAGATGTCAAAAACATTAAGACTTGTTTATCCAGATTGGCAATCAGGAAATAGAACAGAATACTATGATGGTGCATTTTTTCTCAAACAACTCATTCCCCAAAATGATGAGCAAAAAGAGGTACAAGTGACTGTCGAGCATAATAATGGTGACTTGCTAAAGAAAATGGTGTTTATGGTCAATCTCAAATCATCAATAACGTCAAAAAAGCAAAAGAAATATTAAATAATGAAGCACCTGAAAAAATAATTACTCTAGGTGGCAATTGTATGGTATCTCAAGCGCCTTTTGATTATTTAAATGCGAAATATTCAGGTGATTTAGGTGGGATATGGATTGATACACATCCTGATATTTCTTACCCTAAAGATTTTACGAATGAACATGCTATGGTTGTTGCGAACTTAATTGGTAAAGGTGACAATGAACTTTCTCAATTCATGTCATCACCACTAAAGCCAAATCAATTTTTATATGTTGGATTGCAAGATTTATTAGATTTTGAAGTAGAAAATTTAAAAGAATTAGACTTTTCTTATGAACTACAAAACGATAAAATCTTTGATTATCCTAAAATACAAGAATGGATTAATCAAAATAATTTTTCAAAAATTGCCATTCATTTTGATATAGATGTATTAAATCCGAATGAATTTCGTTCTAGTTATTTTGCTGAACCAAATGTTAGTGAATTTCCCGCAGCAGCTGGGAAAATGTCTTTAAATGAATTAGAAGAAATACTAACTGGTTTATTTGAAAATAATGAAATTGTTGGCTTCACGATTGCGGAATATCTGCCGTGGGATCAAATGAATTTAAAAAATATCTTTAACAAGCTTAATATATTTAATTAATAAAATTATATGAAGACTTTTAAATAACTCTGGATAAACCACTCAATTATAATTGAGTGGTTTTTTACGATATTTGATGAATTAAGTGACAAGAAAAAGAGATAACGATGTTTTTTCGAAAATAGAGCCTCTAATAGTTGAAATTTGTCTAAATTATGGCTATAATGCTTGTAAATGAAAGCGCTTTTATATGATGAAAAATAATCATGGATACAGTTGCTTTGATTGATATACATATATCACAAATTTGTTTATAAGATAATTCTGTAAAGACTGAAAATTCTTTTACAAATAATGGTGGGTTATGTCATGATAAGTATATAGCTTTCTCAAAAACAAAGGAGGATTTTGAATGATTCCATACAAACATGAACCATTTACAGATTTCACAAAAGAGGAGAACCGTACGGCTTATTATCGCGCCCTTGAAAAAGTGGAAAGTGAATTAGGTAAAACGTATCCACTCATCATCGGTGGGGAACGTGTATACACAGACGATACAACACGTGTGTATAACCCATCGAATAGAGAAGAGACAATTGGTTATGTTTCTAAAGCGTCAAGAGAACATGCTGAACAAGCCTTAGAAGCGGCAAAAGAAGCATTCAAAACATGGAGAAATGTTGATCCTAAAGTACGTGCTAATGTATTATTCCGTGCTGCTGCAATTACAAGAAAACGTAAGCACGAATTCTCAGCATTATTATCTAAAGAAGGCGGTAAACCATGGAAAGAAGCCGATGCAGATACTGCAGAAGCAATCGACTTCATGGAATACTATGGCCGTCAAATGCTTGAATTAAAAGATGGCAAAAAAGTAAACAGCCGCCCAGGTGAATATAACCAATTCGACTACCTTCCAGTAGGTGTGAGTGTTGTTATTTCACCATGGAACTTTGCATATGCAATCATGGCTGGTACTACTGTTGCACCAGTTGTAACAGGTAACACAGTGTTATTAAAACCATCATCAAACACACCAATTATTTCTTATAAATTTATGGAAGTACTTGAAGAAGCTGGTTTACCAAAAGGTGTTGTAAACTGGATTCCTGGTTCTTCTAGTGAAATTGGAGACTTCTTAATTGAAAATAAAGATGTCGGCTTAATTTCATTTACAGGTTCTAAAAATGTAGGTAAAGAAATTATTCAAAAAGCTGCAGTGATCCAAGAAGGTCAAAATCACATCAAGCGTGTGATTGCTGAAATGGGTGGTAAAGATGCACTTGTTGTAGATAGTGAAGCAGACCTTCAAGTTGCAACAGATGCAATTGTATACTCAGCATTCGGTTTCTCTGGACAAAAATGTTCAGCATGCTCACGCGTTATTGCACACCAAGATATCTATGATGAATTATTAGAGCGTGTGAAAGCTGAAACTGAAAAAATTAAAGTGGGTAACGCAGCTGAACCAGATACGTATGTAGGTCCAGTTATCGACCAAAAATCTTTAGATAAAATCAAAAATTACATTGAAATTGGTAAAGAAGAAGGTCGTTTAGTGACTGGTGGTAACACAGATGAAGAAAAAGGTAACTTTGTACACCCAACGATCTTTGCAGACTTAGATCCAAATTCTCGCATTATGCAAGAAGAAATCTTCGGACCTGTTGTTGGTTTCACAAAAGTAAAAGATTTTGATGAAGCAATTCAAGTTGCGAATGATACTGAATATGGTTTAACTGGTGGCGTTATTTCTAACAACAGAATGAAGTTAGAACAAGCACGTCGTGACTTCATGGTTGGTAACTTATACTTTAACCGTGGTTGCACAGGCGCTGTCGTAGGCTACCAACCATTCGGTGGATTCAAAATGTCAGGTACAGATTCAAAAGCGGGTGGTCCAGACTACTTAGTACTTCACATGCAAGGCCACACAGTTTCTGAACATTTATAAAAAATAAATCATGTGATTGAGGTAAGCTATATCACTTTTTAGTTATATAAGAAGTATATGGCGCATACCTCAATCCCGTGTTGACGACAAGAGATGAGGGTATGTCCTTTGCAGAATATTTGAAACGAATGA
This region of Staphylococcus sp. IVB6240 genomic DNA includes:
- a CDS encoding MarR family transcriptional regulator — protein: MNRNDEALKAFVGIKRTNDMLDRIVKQDMKNYGLNVTEFAVMELLYHKGEQPIQKVKDRILIASSSTTYVIDQLVKKGYVIRRQNPKDKRVIYAVLTEKGYELMCKIFPLHAKTIEKIFSSLNDEELTVLRTALKKMSAYSTE
- the ygs gene encoding S1 domain-containing post-transcriptional regulator Ygs, coding for MKKQYRVGQHIKVRVTGIQPYGAFVETPDNTEGLIHISEVMDDYVHNLKKLLTPGQIVKAKIISIDEAGKLNLSLRDNDYFKNYERKKVKRSVLDEIKETEKYGFQSLAERLPTWVEQSIKRIEDSSK
- a CDS encoding DUF1871 family protein, translating into MSNNELNIHLYQLLAAWNPMNFDDPTMGDAEVYEMMDAVHHYGEPTEIAEAFQQIFQFSFEVSLPKDACLQKAREAVQLQQSCEVI
- a CDS encoding peptidylprolyl isomerase, yielding MTNYPQLTKEIQDNEIKAVMHTNKGDMTLKLFPEIAPKTVKNFVELSKKGYYDGITFHRVINDFMIQGGDPTATGMGGESIYGGPFEDEFSMEAFNIYGALSMANAGPGTNGSQFFIVQMKDIPAQMADQLENGGWPKEIAEAYREKGGTPWLDQKHTVFGQLIEGEDTLEDIASVKVGAQDKPVYDVVIESIDIEE
- a CDS encoding alpha/beta hydrolase, which codes for MKHIFKQGEQGKPVFLLLHGTGGSETDLLPLAEMLDPTYSVLSVKGEVSENGMARFFKRLGEGKYDLEDLEYRGKELFHFVKTAAEKYNFKLEDVIPVGFSNGSNIAINLILREETPFQKALLFAPLYPVDVEDNQKDLSEFEVFLSMGENDPIVTKEQSKDVINIFKERNAKVNETWVNSHEMTQAAVLAGKKIL
- a CDS encoding flavin reductase family protein translates to MKEIRPETLSQKENYKLLIGSIIPRPIALVTTQTDSGILNIAPFSFFNIVSSDPPIVSIAVQRVNGELKDTARNILQNKEAVVHIVDTDNVNDANQTAAVLEPNESERVRTEFEEVDSVEVSVSGLKQSKVRFETVLKEHIPIYKDHVPISDLLLLEVKYYHFDEAIYSEGYINKDKLKAVSRLAGNDYAEIGQTFTIERPD
- a CDS encoding arginase family protein, with translation MTLGGNCMVSQAPFDYLNAKYSGDLGGIWIDTHPDISYPKDFTNEHAMVVANLIGKGDNELSQFMSSPLKPNQFLYVGLQDLLDFEVENLKELDFSYELQNDKIFDYPKIQEWINQNNFSKIAIHFDIDVLNPNEFRSSYFAEPNVSEFPAAAGKMSLNELEEILTGLFENNEIVGFTIAEYLPWDQMNLKNIFNKLNIFN
- a CDS encoding ring-cleaving dioxygenase, which encodes MSNQELIGIHHVTAMTDNIVRNYEFFTEVLGMRLVKKTVNQDDIYTYHTFFADDLGSPGTDMTFFDFPNNPKGVRGTNSISLAAFRVPNDAALEYYLNRFEEFDVKHDGIQELFGKKVLPFEEEDGQRYQLISDEQNEGVKPGAPWKNGPVPEDKAIYGLGPIEITVSYYDDFKSMLTQVYGMKPIIEEDDVTLLEVGEGGNGGQVILRKDEESPVARQGYGEVHHVSFRVKDHEAIKSWEEKYNKLGIRHSGHVDRYYFEALYARVGHILIEISTDSPGFMGDEPYETLGESLSLPPFLEAKRDYIESDIKAFDTSREH
- the pruA gene encoding L-glutamate gamma-semialdehyde dehydrogenase — translated: MIPYKHEPFTDFTKEENRTAYYRALEKVESELGKTYPLIIGGERVYTDDTTRVYNPSNREETIGYVSKASREHAEQALEAAKEAFKTWRNVDPKVRANVLFRAAAITRKRKHEFSALLSKEGGKPWKEADADTAEAIDFMEYYGRQMLELKDGKKVNSRPGEYNQFDYLPVGVSVVISPWNFAYAIMAGTTVAPVVTGNTVLLKPSSNTPIISYKFMEVLEEAGLPKGVVNWIPGSSSEIGDFLIENKDVGLISFTGSKNVGKEIIQKAAVIQEGQNHIKRVIAEMGGKDALVVDSEADLQVATDAIVYSAFGFSGQKCSACSRVIAHQDIYDELLERVKAETEKIKVGNAAEPDTYVGPVIDQKSLDKIKNYIEIGKEEGRLVTGGNTDEEKGNFVHPTIFADLDPNSRIMQEEIFGPVVGFTKVKDFDEAIQVANDTEYGLTGGVISNNRMKLEQARRDFMVGNLYFNRGCTGAVVGYQPFGGFKMSGTDSKAGGPDYLVLHMQGHTVSEHL